The following are encoded together in the Marinifilum sp. JC120 genome:
- the trbL gene encoding P-type conjugative transfer protein TrbL yields the protein MPILPCYFSFFLELPEKPQASSWHHLYRRIVSELLLLFAFVGRYLSALFPLCRHCKQHLQNKESKHSGKPIIFAYNLQSLFWIKLEIRRPNVNAVICFIVALSLCCIVPSECFADSASAMNLGFADDLLANFETTAKTWESAIRGYSLTLFKVLITIELAWLGTQSILKQYDMKQKLAELVLLIIYASFMASIVFHSGEWTTALIKSFSSVALKTGAPEATPSAIFAYGYDIICTLTDEMSLLESVGVILCCVIIAITFALMTAQVLLVKCESIIVLNAGAILLGFGGSKFTKDYAINYLKYSLAVAAKLFTLQLLMGMSMNFIETFTTLNSKSFTDIILVVCSSVLILALIKFIPAKVAEIVNVSQVSGGGALTSAMSAIGITTMTAMQMPAQALGGAIEAKRGMDTLKEAFNMAGSQGATGLGKGMQALKNLGGAARDNIGATNMGNLRSTITSHHEAFKMQQPAGPSTNFQLP from the coding sequence TCTTCTTGGCATCACTTGTATCGTAGAATTGTTTCCGAGCTTCTTCTTTTGTTTGCTTTTGTTGGGCGATATCTTTCTGCACTTTTTCCGCTTTGTCGGCACTGCAAGCAACATTTACAAAACAAAGAATCAAAACACTCAGGAAAACCAATAATCTTCGCATATAATCTCCAGTCTTTATTTTGGATAAAATTAGAAATTAGAAGACCAAATGTCAATGCTGTTATTTGTTTTATCGTCGCTTTATCACTCTGCTGCATAGTCCCAAGTGAATGTTTCGCTGACAGTGCAAGTGCTATGAATTTAGGATTTGCAGATGATCTTTTGGCCAATTTTGAAACCACAGCTAAAACATGGGAATCAGCTATTCGAGGATATTCTCTAACCCTTTTTAAGGTATTAATCACCATTGAGCTCGCATGGCTAGGAACACAATCAATACTTAAACAGTACGACATGAAGCAGAAACTAGCTGAGTTAGTACTATTAATTATCTACGCCAGCTTTATGGCTTCTATTGTCTTCCATAGTGGGGAATGGACAACTGCTCTAATTAAATCTTTCAGTAGTGTTGCACTTAAAACTGGTGCACCAGAAGCTACTCCATCAGCAATATTCGCGTATGGCTACGACATAATATGTACACTGACGGATGAAATGAGTTTGTTGGAAAGCGTAGGCGTAATTCTTTGTTGTGTAATCATAGCAATTACATTTGCTTTAATGACTGCCCAAGTACTCTTGGTAAAATGCGAATCAATCATCGTATTAAATGCTGGAGCCATCCTTCTCGGCTTTGGCGGTTCCAAATTCACAAAAGATTACGCGATTAACTACCTCAAATATTCTTTAGCAGTAGCGGCAAAACTTTTTACCTTACAGCTTCTTATGGGCATGAGCATGAACTTTATTGAAACGTTCACGACGCTCAATTCTAAAAGCTTTACTGACATAATTTTAGTTGTCTGCTCATCAGTTCTCATCCTGGCTCTAATCAAATTTATCCCTGCAAAAGTAGCAGAAATAGTCAACGTCTCCCAAGTTTCCGGCGGAGGCGCGCTTACTTCTGCAATGTCTGCGATCGGGATCACAACCATGACGGCAATGCAAATGCCCGCGCAGGCTCTTGGCGGTGCAATTGAAGCCAAGCGCGGAATGGACACCCTCAAGGAAGCATTCAACATGGCCGGATCGCAAGGCGCAACCGGATTAGGCAAGGGAATGCAAGCACTCAAAAACCTTGGCGGCGCGGCTCGGGACAACATCGGCGCGACCAATATGGGCAATCTGCGCAGCACCATTACTTCCCATCATGAAGCCTTCAAAATGCAACAACCTGCTGGACCGTCYACCAACTTCCAGCTTCCCTAA